A stretch of the Candidatus Jettenia sp. AMX2 genome encodes the following:
- the hxlB gene encoding 6-phospho-3-hexuloisomerase: MKVVDSKIGIKVTTRIILDEIHSVLEKIDENAYGQFVSSILTAKNIFVTGQGRSGLVSRTFAMRLTHLGLHAYCVGDATTPNIEKGDLLVACSSSGNTHITCYIAGLAKRSCSTIVAVTSQKSSPLAKAADIVVELPVQEVSTNYKNNGSIQFRSTLFEQACLVYLDGIIFSLLKILNSSEQDMHKRHSNLE; this comes from the coding sequence TTGAAGGTTGTTGATAGCAAAATAGGTATAAAGGTAACGACCCGGATTATCCTGGATGAAATTCACTCTGTGCTTGAAAAGATCGATGAAAATGCTTACGGGCAGTTTGTTTCATCAATTCTTACGGCAAAAAACATATTTGTTACAGGACAGGGAAGGTCCGGTCTGGTTTCCCGTACGTTCGCCATGAGGCTCACCCATCTCGGGTTGCATGCTTACTGTGTCGGGGATGCCACGACGCCAAACATAGAGAAAGGGGATCTGCTGGTTGCCTGCAGCAGTTCCGGCAATACCCATATTACCTGTTATATTGCGGGACTCGCCAAAAGGTCCTGTTCCACGATCGTAGCCGTAACCTCCCAGAAATCTTCCCCGCTCGCAAAGGCTGCGGATATTGTGGTTGAACTGCCCGTACAGGAGGTAAGCACGAATTATAAAAATAACGGTTCTATCCAGTTCCGGAGTACGCTTTTTGAGCAGGCGTGCCTTGTGTATCTGGATGGGATTATTTTCTCTCTTTTAAAGATATTAAACAGTTCTGAACAAGATATGCATAAAAGGCATTCTAATCTGGAATAA
- a CDS encoding YggT family protein: protein MGAFLGKIISLYEIALLIRIILSWVPHNPYNQAVQILYKITEPVLSPVRKFIPPFRGIDFSPILVFVALGIVKRMIIHM, encoded by the coding sequence ATGGGAGCTTTTTTGGGAAAAATCATCAGTCTCTATGAAATTGCACTGCTTATCAGAATCATACTCTCATGGGTTCCCCACAACCCATATAATCAGGCCGTACAAATTCTTTATAAGATTACGGAACCCGTATTAAGTCCTGTACGAAAATTTATTCCTCCTTTCAGGGGCATAGATTTTTCTCCTATCTTGGTATTTGTTGCTTTAGGCATTGTCAAACGCATGATTATTCACATGTAG
- the ruvX gene encoding Holliday junction resolvase RuvX translates to MRILGIDYGEKRIGLALSDPLGITAQGLTTIERTHIEKDLQKISDIIHEKGVEEIVIGLPKRMDNTLGDKAHEVIAFTELLQKRISIPVKMADERLSTVKANRAMLEGDLSRKKRKVRIDMIAAQLILQSYLDGIKK, encoded by the coding sequence ATGCGCATACTTGGAATCGATTACGGTGAAAAGCGTATTGGTCTGGCATTAAGTGACCCGCTGGGAATTACCGCACAAGGGCTGACAACCATCGAACGCACCCATATCGAAAAAGATTTACAGAAAATATCAGACATTATCCATGAAAAAGGAGTAGAAGAAATTGTCATCGGTTTACCAAAACGTATGGACAATACCCTTGGTGATAAAGCACATGAGGTCATTGCTTTTACCGAACTGTTACAAAAACGAATTAGTATTCCCGTAAAAATGGCAGATGAGAGACTCAGCACCGTAAAAGCAAACAGGGCTATGCTGGAAGGAGACCTCTCAAGAAAAAAACGAAAGGTGCGCATCGATATGATCGCTGCACAGTTAATATTACAGAGTTATCTGGACGGGATAAAGAAATAA
- a CDS encoding U32 family peptidase, which yields MIKTTTKYKKPELVAPGGDPEKIKTAIEYGADAVYAGGEGFNLRMGAPPITLQQIREVTDWVHDRNKKIYITLNIFARNYHIRGLRPYLEKLSGIPIDAVIVSDPGILLTVREIAPHIPVHLSTQANTTNIKSVEFWQQQCINRIILAREMTLGEIGEITQNSTIETEVFAHGAMCMSYSGRCLLSSFMTNRHANLGDCSHSCRWQYTLKEEKRPHETYPLVEDESGTFILSSRDLCMIQHIPELIRAGVTAWKIEGRMKSQYYVAVVTRIYREALDRFFADPDGYSYDPRWLSELKKASHREYGTGFFFGNQGYMSQTTHPGSITVKEYDYIGTVNNVLSADIAEVVVKNSISSNTSVEIMGKRLHEDFQQVISDMRNEYHEPVESAHAGQKVLIKVVRPVDTYFMLRK from the coding sequence ATGATAAAAACAACTACGAAATACAAAAAACCTGAACTCGTTGCGCCGGGGGGTGATCCCGAAAAGATCAAAACCGCTATAGAGTACGGTGCTGATGCAGTTTATGCAGGCGGGGAAGGCTTTAACCTGCGTATGGGCGCCCCACCAATAACCTTACAGCAAATCAGGGAAGTTACAGACTGGGTTCATGACAGAAACAAAAAAATATATATCACGTTAAATATCTTCGCCCGCAATTACCATATTCGTGGTCTGCGGCCCTACCTGGAAAAACTCTCCGGGATTCCAATTGATGCGGTAATTGTTTCTGACCCAGGAATTCTGCTAACAGTGCGGGAAATCGCTCCGCATATTCCGGTACATCTGAGCACGCAGGCAAATACCACCAATATAAAATCTGTTGAATTTTGGCAACAACAGTGTATAAATAGAATTATACTGGCAAGGGAAATGACGTTGGGAGAAATCGGGGAGATTACTCAGAACTCCACAATCGAAACAGAAGTGTTTGCACACGGTGCTATGTGTATGTCCTATTCCGGACGTTGCCTCCTGAGCAGCTTTATGACCAACCGGCATGCCAATCTTGGTGATTGCTCGCATTCATGCAGGTGGCAATACACACTGAAAGAGGAAAAGCGTCCCCATGAGACATATCCTCTTGTTGAAGATGAAAGCGGGACCTTTATCCTGAGTTCCAGGGACCTTTGCATGATTCAGCATATTCCGGAATTAATCCGTGCAGGTGTTACTGCATGGAAAATAGAAGGACGTATGAAGAGCCAGTATTATGTTGCTGTTGTCACCAGAATATACCGGGAAGCATTGGACCGATTTTTTGCAGACCCTGACGGATATAGCTACGACCCGAGATGGCTGTCTGAACTGAAAAAAGCCAGTCACCGGGAATATGGAACAGGCTTCTTTTTCGGAAATCAGGGATACATGAGTCAAACAACGCATCCGGGGAGTATCACGGTAAAAGAATATGATTATATCGGCACGGTCAATAACGTTCTTTCAGCAGATATCGCCGAGGTAGTAGTAAAAAACAGTATTTCCAGCAATACCTCTGTAGAAATAATGGGAAAACGTTTACATGAAGATTTTCAACAGGTAATATCTGATATGAGAAATGAATATCATGAACCAGTCGAATCTGCTCATGCAGGCCAAAAGGTACTGATAAAAGTTGTACGCCCTGTAGATACCTATTTTATGCTCAGGAAATAG
- a CDS encoding PGPGW domain-containing protein has translation MKKTMKNLAGSFLVLVGCVMIFLPGPGLLTILMGLYLINSPKKDSLIKRLKGTRFYNKYLHNITTQTRSAKTKLRLKFKRRQKRNEE, from the coding sequence ATGAAGAAAACCATGAAAAACCTGGCAGGCAGTTTTCTTGTACTCGTTGGCTGTGTTATGATCTTTTTGCCTGGCCCCGGCCTTTTAACAATATTAATGGGGTTGTACCTGATAAATTCTCCGAAAAAAGATTCTCTTATTAAAAGGCTAAAGGGAACAAGATTTTACAATAAATACTTACACAATATTACAACACAAACCAGGTCAGCAAAAACAAAGCTGCGGTTAAAGTTTAAAAGAAGGCAAAAGAGAAATGAAGAGTAA